The Deltaproteobacteria bacterium genome includes a window with the following:
- a CDS encoding TRAP transporter small permease, whose protein sequence is MFLTKVDRGIAKVESLVLTLLVTTMILLSAYQVLARNWGVFHQLPESLLLKMHLGIGSSWLLPKLKAFSEFCGAKLPPLVWGDAVVRSLVLWVGFVGASIAAHEGGHLAIDFINHLTPTWFKRYSSLVTSLASAVVCYFLMLAAYKFFQDEKLSESFLIPNLVPNYWAVVIIPFGFLMMMLRFGIKAVESIHSLIWSKE, encoded by the coding sequence ATGTTTCTTACAAAAGTTGACCGCGGCATCGCCAAAGTGGAATCCCTAGTGTTGACCTTATTGGTCACTACGATGATTCTGCTTTCTGCTTACCAAGTTTTGGCTAGAAATTGGGGGGTCTTTCACCAACTTCCTGAATCGCTCCTTTTAAAAATGCACCTTGGAATCGGGTCCTCCTGGCTTCTTCCAAAATTAAAGGCCTTTTCCGAATTTTGTGGTGCAAAGCTTCCTCCTCTTGTTTGGGGAGATGCGGTTGTACGGAGTTTAGTGCTGTGGGTAGGCTTTGTGGGCGCTTCTATCGCCGCGCATGAGGGAGGACATTTGGCCATTGATTTTATTAACCATCTTACCCCCACATGGTTTAAACGTTATTCTTCGCTTGTTACCTCTTTGGCTTCAGCGGTCGTTTGCTACTTTCTGATGTTAGCGGCCTATAAATTTTTTCAAGACGAAAAATTATCGGAATCTTTTCTGATTCCTAATCTTGTCCCTAACTACTGGGCTGTGGTCATTATTCCCTTTGGTTTTTTGATGATGATGCTGCGTTTTGGAATTAAGGCCGTCGAATCCATTCATTCTCTCATTTGGAGTAAAGAATGA
- the dctP gene encoding TRAP transporter substrate-binding protein DctP, translating to MKISKLSKLFTAASLLLSLSLPLQAAEHEIKVSVLAPEGSTWVNIMKEMDKELQTASGGKAALKIYAGGVSGDEKDVIRKMRIGQVHAAGLTGVGLGEINPSVRVLELPMLFNSYQEADYVKSKIQGDFEKQFDAKGYVLLGWAEAGFVNIMSNKPIKSKADMVGTKWWAWEGDPLVKEMYATLGITPTPLALPDVLTSLQTNLIDAVYAPPLAAIALQWFTKTKYMTDLPLANSTGAFVMSKTEFAKLPADLQTTLKTVSEKYCTKLVAAIRADNAKSMETLKKNGIQVITVAPNDKAELEKVSAEVRPKLVGKLYSQELLNKVQGLITEYRSGHK from the coding sequence ATGAAAATCTCGAAACTCAGCAAACTCTTTACCGCAGCCTCTCTGCTGCTTTCTCTTTCTTTACCCCTTCAAGCCGCCGAGCATGAAATCAAGGTTTCGGTGCTGGCCCCCGAAGGTTCCACCTGGGTGAATATCATGAAGGAGATGGATAAAGAATTGCAAACGGCCTCTGGCGGAAAAGCGGCTCTCAAGATTTATGCGGGCGGGGTCTCCGGAGATGAAAAAGACGTCATTCGCAAAATGAGAATTGGCCAGGTTCATGCGGCAGGTCTTACCGGAGTGGGTTTGGGCGAAATTAATCCTTCGGTGCGAGTGCTGGAACTTCCGATGCTCTTCAACAGCTATCAGGAAGCCGATTATGTAAAATCAAAAATTCAGGGCGATTTTGAAAAGCAGTTTGATGCGAAAGGTTATGTGCTACTCGGTTGGGCCGAGGCGGGTTTTGTGAATATCATGTCCAATAAACCCATCAAATCGAAAGCTGATATGGTGGGAACCAAATGGTGGGCCTGGGAAGGAGATCCTCTGGTAAAAGAAATGTATGCGACTTTAGGAATTACCCCAACCCCTCTGGCCTTGCCGGATGTGCTCACGTCACTTCAAACCAACCTCATCGACGCCGTATATGCTCCTCCCTTAGCGGCCATTGCACTTCAGTGGTTCACTAAAACTAAATACATGACGGATCTTCCCTTGGCCAATTCCACCGGGGCTTTTGTGATGAGCAAGACGGAGTTTGCAAAGCTCCCCGCCGATCTTCAAACTACCCTAAAAACGGTCTCTGAAAAATATTGCACCAAACTGGTTGCGGCCATTCGCGCAGACAATGCCAAATCGATGGAAACTTTAAAGAAAAATGGAATTCAAGTGATCACGGTTGCTCCGAATGACAAGGCCGAACTGGAGAAAGTGTCTGCAGAGGTTCGTCCTAAATTGGTGGGTAAATTGTACTCCCAGGAACTTCTCAACAAAGTTCAGGGCTTGATCACAGAGTATCGAAGCGGTCATAAATAA
- a CDS encoding helix-turn-helix transcriptional regulator encodes MFFKGQVWKDDKFWIIELPCLEISTQGKSLKDALSMMEDAVKCHVDKSGFKVKASLLKSKNVQKRDFSLSSSEETELVALFLKRQRQINHLTVREVAQRLGYASASAYAQYESGKHSPGLEKISRFIEVMNPKRHFTLEMLSL; translated from the coding sequence ATGTTTTTTAAAGGACAAGTTTGGAAAGACGACAAATTTTGGATTATCGAATTGCCTTGTTTAGAAATCAGCACTCAAGGCAAATCTTTAAAGGATGCATTAAGTATGATGGAAGATGCCGTAAAGTGTCATGTCGATAAGTCGGGATTTAAAGTGAAAGCAAGTTTGTTAAAAAGCAAAAATGTCCAGAAAAGGGATTTTAGCCTCTCCAGCTCTGAGGAAACCGAGCTGGTGGCATTATTTTTAAAAAGACAAAGGCAAATTAATCATCTCACCGTGAGGGAAGTCGCTCAGCGCTTGGGCTATGCTTCAGCGAGTGCCTATGCTCAGTACGAGTCTGGCAAACATTCACCGGGTTTAGAAAAGATTTCTAGGTTTATTGAGGTAATGAATCCCAAACGGCATTTTACCTTGGAGATGCTGAGCCTATAA
- a CDS encoding type II toxin-antitoxin system HicA family toxin, which yields MKRKELEAKLSQLGWWFKKHGGSHDIWTNGEYIETVPRHKEINEYTAKGILRNAEKGRVKKEK from the coding sequence ATGAAAAGAAAAGAATTGGAAGCAAAGTTAAGTCAGCTAGGTTGGTGGTTTAAAAAGCATGGTGGGAGTCATGATATTTGGACCAATGGGGAATATATTGAAACAGTCCCGAGGCACAAAGAAATTAATGAATACACCGCAAAAGGAATTTTAAGGAATGCAGAAAAAGGTCGTGTGAAAAAGGAGAAATAA